The Formosa sp. Hel1_33_131 genome window below encodes:
- the rho gene encoding transcription termination factor Rho codes for MFEISQLKEKKLPELQEIAKKLNVPKFKSLKKLDLVYQILDLQAANPTMVTPNVTPASASKTPRPRRERISKTTKDPNIKPTAPNTATAEKPEASPAVKAVPKKEVSENRPPKVKIETKAAVRTEPSSEAKVESKVAPKINPRPQKQKNPNQNPNQNPNSKQNPNQNPNSKQNPNQNPNQKQNPNQNPNQKQGNNGNKDTRNRYKEPDFEFDAIIESEGVLDVMQDGYGFLRSSDYNYLASPDDIYVSQSQIRLFGLKNGDTVLGHVRPPKEGEKYFPLIRVSKINGLDPKAVRDRVAFEHLTPLFPKQKFNIAEKQSTISTRIMDLFSPIGKGQRGMIVSQPKTGKTMLLKDVANGIAANHPEVYQMILLIDERPEEVTDMQRNVRGEVIASTFDKEAHEHVKIANIVLEKAKRLVECGYDVVILLDSITRLARAYNTVQPASGKILSGGVDANALHKPKRFFGAARNIENGGSLTIIATALTETGSKMDEVIFEEFKGTGNMELQLDRKISNRRIFPAIDLTSSSTRRDDLLLDEKTIKRMWVMRKYLADMNPVEAMEFINDRFKQTRNNEEFLISMNG; via the coding sequence ATGTTTGAAATTTCACAATTAAAAGAAAAAAAACTCCCTGAATTACAAGAAATTGCCAAAAAGCTCAACGTTCCTAAATTCAAAAGTTTAAAAAAATTAGATCTCGTATATCAAATACTAGACTTGCAGGCTGCCAACCCAACAATGGTGACACCAAATGTGACCCCAGCATCAGCATCAAAGACACCAAGACCAAGAAGAGAACGCATTTCTAAAACCACTAAAGATCCTAATATAAAGCCAACGGCTCCTAACACTGCTACTGCGGAAAAACCAGAAGCAAGTCCTGCTGTAAAAGCAGTACCAAAAAAGGAAGTTTCTGAAAACAGACCGCCAAAGGTGAAAATTGAAACCAAAGCAGCAGTCAGAACAGAACCTAGTTCAGAAGCTAAAGTGGAATCTAAGGTCGCACCTAAAATTAACCCAAGGCCTCAAAAACAAAAAAATCCGAATCAGAATCCAAATCAGAATCCGAATTCGAAACAGAATCCAAATCAAAACCCGAATTCGAAGCAGAATCCGAATCAGAATCCAAATCAAAAACAGAATCCAAACCAAAACCCGAATCAAAAACAGGGCAATAACGGGAATAAAGACACTCGAAACCGCTATAAAGAACCTGATTTTGAATTTGACGCCATCATTGAAAGTGAAGGCGTATTGGATGTCATGCAAGATGGCTATGGCTTCTTAAGATCTTCTGATTATAATTATTTAGCATCTCCTGACGATATTTATGTGTCTCAATCTCAAATCCGTTTGTTCGGATTGAAAAATGGAGATACCGTTTTAGGACATGTGCGTCCACCAAAAGAAGGAGAAAAGTATTTTCCACTTATTAGAGTGAGTAAAATTAATGGACTCGACCCAAAAGCGGTGAGAGATCGTGTCGCATTTGAACACTTAACGCCTCTTTTTCCAAAGCAAAAATTTAATATTGCTGAAAAACAAAGTACAATTTCTACTCGAATTATGGACTTGTTTTCTCCAATCGGAAAAGGCCAACGTGGGATGATTGTATCACAACCAAAAACGGGTAAAACAATGCTTCTTAAAGATGTTGCCAACGGGATTGCGGCAAACCATCCAGAAGTGTATCAAATGATTTTATTGATTGACGAACGTCCTGAAGAAGTTACTGACATGCAACGTAATGTGCGTGGCGAAGTGATTGCTTCTACGTTTGACAAAGAAGCACATGAGCACGTAAAAATTGCGAACATCGTTTTAGAAAAAGCAAAACGTCTTGTAGAATGTGGTTATGATGTTGTGATACTGTTAGATTCGATCACACGTCTGGCACGTGCTTACAACACGGTTCAGCCAGCTTCTGGAAAGATTTTAAGTGGTGGTGTGGATGCGAATGCACTTCACAAACCAAAACGTTTCTTCGGAGCGGCTCGAAATATAGAAAATGGAGGGTCTTTAACAATTATCGCAACAGCATTGACCGAAACAGGTTCTAAGATGGACGAGGTGATCTTTGAAGAATTCAAAGGAACAGGAAACATGGAACTTCAGTTAGATCGTAAGATTTCGAACCGTCGTATTTTCCCTGCTATTGACCTGACCTCATCAAGCACACGTAGAGACGACTTGTTGTTAGATGAGAAAACAATCAAACGTATGTGGGTGATGCGAAAGTACCTTGCAGATATGAACCCTGTGGAAGCGATGGAGTTTATCAACGACCGTTTCAAACAAACACGCAACAACGAGGAGTTTTTAATCTCGATGAATGGATAA
- a CDS encoding metallophosphoesterase family protein produces MTKILLLSDTHSYMGEDILKYVKQADEVWHAGDIGDLKVTDAIKKLKPLRAVFGNIDNVEARLEFPEHLKFRCEGVKVWITHIGGYPGRYSLAVRDMIKVQTPNLFICGHSHILKVMNDKKLNLLHMNPGAVGTYGIHKVRTMLRFEISGEKIQNLEVIEFKRKA; encoded by the coding sequence ATGACAAAAATTTTATTACTCTCGGATACTCATAGTTATATGGGAGAAGACATCCTTAAATATGTGAAACAGGCGGATGAAGTTTGGCATGCGGGCGATATTGGAGACCTAAAAGTAACGGATGCCATAAAAAAGCTAAAACCTTTACGGGCTGTTTTTGGTAATATCGACAATGTTGAAGCCCGCTTGGAATTTCCCGAGCATTTGAAATTTAGATGTGAAGGGGTGAAAGTATGGATCACACACATTGGTGGCTATCCCGGACGTTATTCACTAGCTGTCAGAGATATGATTAAAGTGCAGACTCCTAACCTATTTATTTGTGGTCACTCACACATCTTAAAAGTAATGAATGACAAAAAACTCAACCTCTTACACATGAACCCAGGAGCTGTGGGCACGTATGGAATTCACAAAGTCAGAACGATGCTGCGGTTTGAAATTTCAGGTGAAAAGATTCAAAACTTAGAAGTGATCGAGTTTAAAAGAAAGGCATAA
- the truA gene encoding tRNA pseudouridine(38-40) synthase TruA, which yields MRYFIDLSYNGRAYHGWQIQPDVNTVQSELNHALSTVLQAPLDCMGAGRTDTGVHAEQMIAHFDIDTKIDVKDIAYKLNVFLPKDIHINTIKEVQPEIHARFEALSRTYIYKISRTKNAFKYQNEHTYTLPLDVDLMNQAAKILFKYTDFQCFSKVKTDVKTYDCTIMEAHWELDKNTLNFTIKADRFLRNMVRAIVGTMIEVGAKKRTLEEFRAIIDSKNRSNAGTSAPAHGLYLINIEYPKSIYVQ from the coding sequence TTGAGATATTTTATTGATTTATCTTATAATGGCCGTGCCTATCATGGATGGCAAATTCAACCCGATGTAAATACGGTACAATCGGAGCTCAATCATGCGCTCAGTACAGTGTTGCAAGCGCCATTGGATTGTATGGGCGCTGGCCGAACCGATACGGGAGTGCATGCAGAACAAATGATCGCTCATTTTGATATTGACACAAAAATTGACGTTAAGGATATTGCCTATAAACTGAATGTATTCCTCCCGAAAGACATTCATATAAATACCATTAAAGAAGTCCAACCAGAAATCCATGCCCGTTTTGAAGCATTAAGTCGGACTTATATTTATAAAATTTCGAGAACAAAAAATGCGTTCAAATATCAAAATGAACATACCTATACGCTTCCGTTAGATGTAGATTTAATGAATCAAGCGGCTAAAATTTTGTTTAAATACACCGATTTCCAATGTTTTTCTAAAGTGAAAACAGATGTAAAAACCTACGATTGCACGATTATGGAAGCGCATTGGGAACTTGACAAAAACACGCTTAATTTCACAATCAAAGCCGATCGTTTTCTTAGAAATATGGTGCGCGCCATTGTAGGTACCATGATTGAAGTGGGGGCTAAAAAAAGAACACTCGAAGAATTTCGAGCAATTATCGACTCAAAAAACAGGTCTAATGCAGGCACTTCGGCGCCCGCTCACGGACTGTATTTAATTAATATAGAATATCCAAAATCAATTTATGTCCAATAA
- the rpsT gene encoding 30S ribosomal protein S20 yields MANHKSALKRIRSNESKRVLNKYQHKTTRNAIKNLRETTDKKEAQKMLSSVSSMIDRLAKNNIIHDNKAANLKSGLSKFVATL; encoded by the coding sequence ATGGCAAATCATAAGTCAGCTTTAAAAAGAATTAGAAGTAACGAGTCAAAGCGCGTGCTGAACAAGTATCAGCACAAAACAACGCGTAACGCAATTAAGAACTTGCGTGAAACAACGGATAAGAAAGAAGCTCAAAAAATGCTTTCTTCTGTTTCTTCAATGATTGATCGTTTAGCCAAAAACAATATCATTCACGATAACAAAGCGGCAAACCTAAAGTCTGGTTTATCAAAATTTGTTGCAACTCTTTAA
- the proS gene encoding proline--tRNA ligase, protein MSKNLTTRSEDYSKWYNELVVKADLAENSAVRGCMVIKPYGYAIWEKMQAELDRMFKETGHQNAYFPLFVPKSLFEAEEKNAEGFAKECAVVTHYRLQNDPDNPGKLRVDPNAKLEEELVVRPTSEAIIWSTFKGWIQSYRDLPLLINQWANVVRWEMRTRLFLRTAEFLWQEGHTAHATKSEAISEAKLMNNIYANFAENFMAIPVIQGVKTESERFAGAEETYCIEALMQDGKALQAGTSHFLGQNFAKAFDVKFANSEGKQDYVWATSWGVSTRLMGALIMTHSDDKGLVLPPNLAPYQVVIVPIYRNDEQLAEITTQAETIMTALRAENITVKYDHRTTQRPGAKFAQHELQGVPLRLAIGPKDLESGTVELARRDTLTKQVVALESLTDTIKTLITEIQTGLFQKALDFRADHITKVETFEAFKTVLEEKAGFISAHWDGSTETEDKIKEITKATIRCIPIDSELEDGVCVFSGKPSKQRVLFAKAY, encoded by the coding sequence ATGAGTAAAAATCTTACAACAAGATCCGAAGATTATTCAAAATGGTACAATGAACTTGTAGTGAAAGCCGATTTGGCTGAAAATTCTGCGGTCAGAGGTTGTATGGTTATTAAGCCATACGGCTATGCTATTTGGGAAAAAATGCAAGCAGAATTAGATCGTATGTTTAAAGAAACAGGCCATCAAAATGCCTATTTCCCATTATTTGTACCAAAAAGTCTTTTTGAAGCGGAAGAAAAAAATGCCGAAGGCTTTGCAAAAGAATGTGCCGTAGTAACACATTACCGTTTGCAAAATGACCCTGACAATCCTGGGAAACTTCGTGTGGACCCAAATGCAAAACTTGAAGAAGAGTTGGTCGTACGACCAACCAGTGAAGCGATTATATGGAGTACCTTTAAAGGATGGATTCAATCTTATAGAGATTTACCGCTTTTAATTAACCAATGGGCCAATGTGGTGCGATGGGAAATGCGAACGCGTTTGTTTTTAAGAACCGCTGAATTTTTATGGCAAGAAGGACATACTGCGCATGCCACCAAAAGCGAAGCCATCTCAGAAGCCAAGCTTATGAATAATATCTACGCAAATTTTGCTGAAAATTTTATGGCGATTCCTGTAATTCAAGGGGTCAAAACGGAAAGCGAACGTTTTGCAGGTGCCGAAGAAACCTATTGTATCGAAGCTTTAATGCAAGATGGAAAAGCGTTACAAGCGGGAACCTCTCACTTTTTAGGACAGAATTTCGCAAAAGCATTTGATGTTAAATTTGCAAACAGCGAAGGAAAACAAGATTACGTTTGGGCAACCTCATGGGGTGTTTCCACACGTTTGATGGGTGCCTTAATTATGACCCACAGTGACGATAAAGGATTGGTATTGCCTCCAAACCTAGCACCTTACCAAGTTGTAATTGTTCCTATATACAGGAATGATGAGCAATTGGCTGAGATAACCACGCAAGCCGAGACGATCATGACTGCTTTGAGAGCAGAGAATATTACTGTAAAATACGACCATAGAACCACCCAACGACCGGGAGCTAAATTTGCACAACACGAATTGCAAGGGGTTCCTTTAAGACTGGCGATTGGACCAAAAGATTTGGAAAGTGGCACAGTAGAGTTGGCTCGAAGAGACACATTAACCAAACAAGTGGTGGCTTTAGAAAGTTTAACAGACACCATAAAGACCTTAATTACGGAGATTCAAACAGGCTTATTTCAAAAAGCGCTGGATTTTAGAGCGGATCACATCACAAAAGTGGAAACATTTGAGGCGTTTAAAACGGTTTTAGAAGAAAAAGCAGGATTTATTTCGGCACATTGGGATGGCAGTACAGAAACAGAAGACAAAATAAAAGAAATCACAAAAGCGACAATCCGTTGTATTCCAATAGATTCGGAACTGGAAGATGGGGTCTGTGTATTTTCTGGGAAACCTTCCAAACAGCGCGTTTTATTTGCGAAAGCTTATTAA
- a CDS encoding glycoside hydrolase family 113: MKYLYSIILTLLMLSCERDHIDLTCQNSFENTSKLNGLNIYSAQLNSTNNTNVLGNSISLVGILSASKDYFNHSFEIKDYQIDESITNYKQGLENTLPITLIMLRPLVDFGGIPYRGDFYLETEVHWQIFENSYKKLILKIAELSNTHPIDLLCIGTELREFVKRRPLFWESLIETLKEEYPELKLIYAANWDDYEAFPFWEEMDYIGIDSYFPLVNKPTPTVEELIAAYSPIKNNIRNFSCQHNKKIVFTEYGFRSIDYAAWKSWELPGTAVATTYNFAVQSNGYEAFYKSFWDEPWVAGGFLWIWNLFKTELSTNPMLLNHWDPNFKPAESIIAHYYND; the protein is encoded by the coding sequence ATGAAATATTTATATTCCATCATTTTAACACTTTTGATGCTCTCTTGTGAGAGAGATCACATTGATTTAACATGTCAAAATAGTTTCGAAAACACCTCAAAACTAAACGGTCTAAACATTTACAGTGCTCAATTAAACTCAACAAATAATACAAATGTCCTAGGGAATAGTATTTCTTTAGTAGGAATTTTATCTGCCTCAAAAGACTATTTTAATCATTCCTTTGAAATTAAAGATTATCAAATAGACGAATCGATTACAAATTATAAACAAGGTTTAGAAAATACATTACCTATTACTTTGATTATGTTACGTCCTTTGGTTGATTTCGGAGGAATTCCATATAGAGGTGATTTTTATTTAGAAACAGAAGTACATTGGCAGATTTTTGAAAACTCTTACAAAAAACTCATTTTAAAAATAGCCGAATTATCAAACACTCACCCTATAGATTTGTTGTGTATTGGCACAGAATTAAGAGAGTTTGTTAAGAGAAGACCTCTCTTTTGGGAAAGCTTAATTGAGACCTTAAAAGAGGAGTATCCTGAGCTTAAATTAATTTATGCTGCAAATTGGGATGATTATGAAGCATTTCCGTTTTGGGAAGAAATGGACTATATAGGAATCGATAGTTACTTTCCTCTGGTCAACAAGCCTACACCAACGGTTGAAGAATTAATAGCGGCTTACAGTCCTATCAAAAACAACATCCGTAATTTCAGCTGTCAACACAATAAAAAAATAGTATTTACCGAGTATGGTTTTAGAAGTATCGATTATGCTGCGTGGAAATCGTGGGAATTACCAGGCACTGCCGTAGCCACTACGTATAATTTTGCTGTACAGTCCAATGGGTATGAAGCGTTCTATAAAAGTTTTTGGGATGAACCTTGGGTCGCTGGAGGGTTTTTATGGATATGGAATCTTTTCAAAACAGAGCTATCAACCAATCCAATGTTATTAAATCATTGGGATCCAAACTTTAAACCTGCTGAAAGTATTATAGCTCACTACTATAATGATTAG
- a CDS encoding DUF4293 domain-containing protein encodes MLQRIQTVYLLFAAICSGGLSQILSLRETEGYIEFAIDSLEYIILFSASALLSLISIFLFKTRQTQFVLGRLNIILNLILLGLFIYRLLTVSGETANSEKGIGLLLPILSIVLLVFANKAIKKDEALVKSVDRLR; translated from the coding sequence ATGCTTCAGAGAATTCAAACAGTATATTTATTATTTGCCGCTATTTGTTCTGGCGGACTCTCACAAATCCTGTCTTTGCGAGAAACAGAAGGGTATATCGAATTTGCGATTGATTCATTAGAATATATAATTTTATTTTCAGCCTCAGCCTTGCTGTCGTTGATCTCTATTTTTTTATTTAAAACAAGACAGACCCAATTTGTTTTGGGACGTTTGAATATCATACTAAACTTAATTTTACTAGGATTATTTATATATCGATTGCTAACTGTATCTGGAGAAACTGCGAATTCTGAGAAAGGTATTGGGCTGCTACTTCCTATTTTGTCTATCGTATTATTGGTGTTTGCCAATAAGGCCATAAAAAAGGATGAGGCGCTTGTAAAATCAGTGGATCGGCTGAGATAA